Below is a genomic region from Virgibacillus dokdonensis.
CTTTGCTAACACATTTTAATACTATTTTTCCATCTTTTCGAAATGCTAGGATAGATTCTTTTTTAACAGGTGTGCGACCTGGAACAGAAGATGGGATACCTGTTATTGGAGAGCATCCTTCCTTACCAGGTCTTTATTATGCTACTGGGCATTATCGAAATGGGGTATTGTTGGCGCCTGCTACTGCGCAATTAATTGGTGACCTAATAATGAATCAAAACCAAAAAGTTATAGAAAACCTAGTGTCTCCCCAGCGTTTAGCGATGGTTAATAGCTAAAACCAGAAAAATATTTCCGAAGATACGCACTATTAAGGCGAAGATGTATTTTATAAAAAACTAGCTTCTGGTCAAGTTTTTTTATGGGGAGTCTACATTTTGCTAGAATGATGATTCCATAGCTTTATCGTTTTCTATATTGTTAAAAAAGAGAGGAGGATATGGTATGGAACTGCATGTGAATGGAGAGACATTGCATTTTGCCAAAGAGACGATGACAATGCTTGATTTGTTGGAAGCTTATGACATACAAGAAAAAGTAGCAGCAGTAGAAAAAAATAAAGAAATTATTGGCAAAAAAGATTATCCACAGACGATTTTGGAAGACGGAGATAGAATTGAAATTGTTCATTTTGTAGGAGGAGGTT
It encodes:
- the thiS gene encoding sulfur carrier protein ThiS, whose product is MELHVNGETLHFAKETMTMLDLLEAYDIQEKVAAVEKNKEIIGKKDYPQTILEDGDRIEIVHFVGGG